One part of the Tunicatimonas pelagia genome encodes these proteins:
- a CDS encoding FecR family protein, which translates to MANQKISVESLAADESFQRWVLHPSPEADEHWSRWIRNHPEHKHTVSQAKQLLLNLHLKADTAPSELQQQVWAKVKPVLEESTREHKVLSHQLRSKVAASVAVLLAASVLFSWYYFSTNSSYRTAYGETQEIVLPDGSLVTLNANSSIHFASNWDTTEVREVWLEGEAFFDVRHIPLANSSSNVRLPFVVHSQNMDVEVLGTTFNVKDRTEYSEVVLNTGKVSVTPQLEQQTAPIAMSPGDRLAYSASKQEWEIQQVNPAIPTAWRNHELIFDEMPIEEIAQILEDAYGYTITFETEDIKHYSFTGNIKTDEIEMLIPMLERSFDLAIQQQGKRMSFAKK; encoded by the coding sequence ATGGCCAACCAAAAAATATCGGTAGAGAGTCTAGCTGCCGACGAATCCTTCCAACGCTGGGTATTGCATCCATCTCCCGAAGCCGATGAGCATTGGAGCCGATGGATTAGAAACCACCCGGAACATAAGCATACAGTTAGTCAGGCCAAGCAACTACTGCTAAACTTACATCTTAAAGCTGATACTGCTCCTTCGGAATTACAACAGCAGGTATGGGCAAAAGTAAAGCCTGTGTTGGAAGAGAGCACTCGAGAACATAAGGTACTAAGCCATCAGCTTAGAAGTAAAGTAGCCGCCTCAGTGGCAGTTTTACTAGCTGCCAGCGTTCTTTTTTCTTGGTATTACTTCAGTACCAATAGTAGTTACCGTACTGCTTACGGAGAAACCCAAGAGATTGTGTTACCGGATGGGTCGTTGGTGACCTTAAACGCAAACTCATCGATTCACTTTGCCTCAAACTGGGATACTACCGAAGTGCGGGAGGTTTGGTTAGAAGGAGAGGCGTTTTTTGATGTTCGTCATATACCGCTCGCCAACAGCAGTAGTAATGTTCGGCTCCCTTTTGTAGTGCATAGCCAAAACATGGATGTGGAAGTGCTGGGCACTACATTTAACGTGAAAGACCGGACTGAGTATTCAGAAGTAGTGCTGAACACTGGTAAAGTGAGTGTTACTCCTCAATTGGAGCAGCAGACCGCCCCTATTGCCATGAGTCCTGGTGACCGTCTGGCTTACTCAGCTAGCAAACAAGAGTGGGAAATTCAGCAGGTAAATCCGGCTATACCCACGGCTTGGCGAAATCATGAACTGATTTTTGATGAGATGCCAATAGAGGAAATTGCCCAAATTTTGGAAGATGCCTATGGCTATACCATCACTTTTGAAACGGAAGATATTAAGCACTACAGCTTTACCGGAAACATTAAGACCGATGAAATAGAAATGCTAATTCCTATGCTAGAAAGGTCGTTTGATCTTGCAATACAGCAGCAAGGCAAAAGAATGAGCTTTGCTAAGAAGTAG
- a CDS encoding RNA polymerase sigma factor — MQSRFLHIDDTKTWNAFKSGNQAAFAYIYQAYFQPLYNYGRKFSSDDAIIGDTLQQLFTELWQRRKRLGSTNQIRNYLYKSFRRALLRNLAKKEKAEQSSIQIPFLVCLSHEAHLIQQQHTAEQLNHLEQALAQLTEKQREVIYLKFYDGLTYAEISEVMGISSAQAYDYMYKALKALRKNIKDSGNYNELTSSALVLFFVVNSHSFF, encoded by the coding sequence TTGCAAAGCCGCTTCCTCCATATTGATGATACAAAAACCTGGAATGCATTCAAAAGTGGAAATCAGGCGGCTTTCGCCTACATTTATCAAGCGTACTTTCAGCCCCTTTACAACTACGGACGCAAGTTCAGCAGTGATGATGCAATAATTGGCGATACCCTTCAGCAGCTATTCACCGAACTTTGGCAGCGACGAAAGCGGTTGGGTTCTACTAATCAGATTAGAAACTACTTGTATAAATCTTTTCGGCGGGCATTGCTACGCAACTTGGCAAAGAAAGAAAAGGCGGAGCAGTCAAGTATCCAAATTCCCTTCTTAGTATGCTTATCGCACGAAGCTCACCTTATTCAGCAACAGCATACTGCTGAGCAGCTCAATCATCTGGAGCAAGCCTTGGCTCAATTAACCGAGAAGCAACGCGAAGTGATCTACCTAAAGTTTTACGACGGGTTAACCTACGCCGAAATCAGCGAAGTGATGGGTATCTCATCGGCTCAGGCGTACGATTATATGTACAAAGCACTGAAAGCTTTGCGAAAAAATATTAAAGATAGTGGCAATTACAATGAGTTAACATCTTCGGCTCTTGTACTATTTTTTGTCGTTAATTCTCATTCCTTTTTTTAA
- a CDS encoding metallophosphoesterase family protein, producing MALDDSSRRTFLQQVSLGSSLLLGSWPSGSKPLFSPNAELYPTLASFQNEAGDYLINVSVRCKQLLPNGIAASLEVRNGSIQQVKSYFMPIQNQQFTSNKLSWQIPGLTAYPYVMVCWIRPDDQTELHIQIDRKTTISLPELFAQQGLEYATDALDVSVGLLGSQEIGTVDQSFFNVSPANNQFQFAVMADPQGGDAQDMTNGSITRMKIHNAFIENSVSLVSLLNDPAFCLVLGDIVDSQGQETNFEQMLTYFKQADVPWLYSVGNHETKYRLTFGADYDLSGFSSYLAAQKKINGLNKLLYSFNLGKWHFVIWLDPLRKKFWDTHPHYFAWLEQDLEQHQDRPTFFLQHIPVHPIGINPLINYAESVAVKRTLLAILAKHGNVKYVLSGHVHIPLKASLKTAVTHRGMNLINLPAAGFRPRGFGEEDVTGGPVQGIAVANIDGEEAQVAFHTVTDEVYDYPNIFRKFTPDKYPLWLNHKWELEASDKIQNGDFSEGLESWHHRFVYQEDENPSNICEVRPWQNQSALYLFSASRGYRVPGQDRLPQTVNRICQAISLGIDQRPALSFQYQVDNESSNPEEWTGAFVWIEGFEKDLKKLNQVYAVGKAYGNLRDNHRELNPPPTNYFSLPIASETKSAQLNIAQNYEENQEGSFSSLNLDRLVINLGIWTANEKPDQRMGVYFTNFHLSESSNERSTTALNPANIWRKGIDHIAGEHINVEERYVPPERS from the coding sequence ATGGCTTTAGATGATTCATCTCGTCGCACCTTTTTACAACAAGTTAGTTTAGGCTCTTCTTTACTTCTTGGGAGTTGGCCTTCTGGTTCTAAACCGCTCTTCTCACCCAATGCTGAGTTGTATCCTACCCTCGCTTCTTTTCAGAACGAAGCCGGTGATTACCTAATTAACGTTAGCGTTCGGTGTAAGCAATTGCTGCCCAACGGTATCGCGGCCTCCCTAGAAGTTAGGAACGGCAGCATTCAGCAAGTCAAATCTTACTTTATGCCGATTCAGAATCAGCAATTTACGTCCAATAAGCTGTCTTGGCAAATACCCGGATTAACTGCTTACCCTTACGTAATGGTCTGCTGGATACGACCTGATGACCAGACTGAGCTACATATTCAAATCGATAGAAAAACGACTATTTCATTGCCCGAACTATTTGCTCAGCAAGGGCTAGAGTACGCTACTGATGCATTGGATGTATCAGTTGGTTTACTGGGGTCGCAGGAGATTGGTACTGTTGACCAGTCTTTTTTCAATGTTTCGCCTGCCAATAACCAGTTTCAATTTGCGGTAATGGCCGACCCGCAGGGAGGAGATGCCCAGGATATGACCAATGGTAGCATTACGCGGATGAAAATTCATAATGCGTTTATCGAGAACAGTGTCTCATTGGTTTCTTTGCTAAATGATCCGGCTTTTTGTCTGGTGCTGGGCGATATTGTAGATAGCCAGGGGCAGGAAACCAACTTTGAGCAGATGCTTACTTACTTTAAACAAGCAGATGTTCCTTGGCTATACAGTGTAGGTAATCACGAAACCAAGTATCGCCTCACCTTCGGAGCAGATTACGACTTATCAGGATTCAGTAGCTACTTAGCCGCCCAAAAGAAAATTAACGGGTTAAACAAATTGTTATACTCCTTTAATCTGGGCAAGTGGCACTTTGTTATTTGGCTCGACCCGCTACGAAAAAAATTTTGGGACACCCATCCTCACTACTTCGCTTGGTTAGAGCAAGATCTGGAGCAGCACCAAGATCGCCCTACTTTCTTTCTTCAGCACATTCCCGTCCATCCTATTGGCATCAATCCACTCATCAATTACGCTGAGTCGGTTGCGGTAAAACGTACTTTGCTAGCTATATTAGCTAAACATGGTAATGTAAAATATGTGCTAAGTGGCCACGTGCATATTCCGCTTAAAGCTTCGCTAAAAACAGCCGTTACTCACCGAGGTATGAATTTAATCAACCTGCCAGCCGCAGGATTTCGCCCTAGAGGGTTTGGTGAGGAAGATGTTACTGGCGGCCCGGTGCAGGGAATTGCTGTAGCAAATATTGATGGCGAAGAGGCTCAGGTAGCGTTCCATACCGTAACAGATGAAGTATACGACTACCCGAATATTTTCCGAAAATTCACCCCTGACAAGTACCCGCTCTGGCTGAACCATAAATGGGAATTAGAAGCAAGTGATAAAATTCAGAACGGTGATTTTTCGGAAGGATTAGAAAGCTGGCACCATCGGTTTGTGTACCAAGAAGATGAAAATCCGTCTAACATCTGTGAAGTCCGCCCCTGGCAAAACCAGTCGGCTTTATACCTGTTCTCCGCTAGTCGGGGCTACCGAGTACCGGGACAAGATCGTCTCCCGCAAACTGTTAACCGAATATGCCAGGCCATTTCATTAGGTATCGATCAGCGGCCAGCTCTATCGTTTCAGTACCAAGTAGATAATGAAAGTTCTAATCCCGAGGAGTGGACGGGGGCTTTTGTTTGGATAGAAGGCTTTGAAAAAGACCTGAAAAAGCTGAATCAGGTATACGCCGTAGGCAAAGCTTACGGTAATTTACGAGACAACCACCGGGAATTGAATCCACCACCTACTAACTATTTTAGTCTGCCGATAGCTTCTGAGACTAAGAGTGCCCAACTCAACATTGCCCAGAATTATGAAGAAAATCAGGAAGGTAGTTTTTCCTCGCTCAATCTGGATAGGCTGGTGATAAACTTAGGTATCTGGACTGCCAACGAAAAGCCCGATCAACGGATGGGTGTATACTTTACTAATTTTCATTTGAGTGAAAGTAGTAATGAGCGCTCTACCACTGCCTTAAACCCTGCGAATATTTGGCGAAAGGGAATTGACCACATTGCCGGAGAGCATATCAACGTAGAAGAACGCTACGTACCACCGGAACGAAGCTAA
- a CDS encoding GntR family transcriptional regulator, whose product MTSSGDESIIFGDSRIPKYQQVINLIKSDIELGIFKQGERIPSINETSEDFYLSRDTVEKAYNKLREEGVLVSVPGKGYYVNTTQPTGPLRVLIAINKISAHKKKIVSAFVETLGDDAVVETFVHHYSTNKLERIISENLGKFNYYAIIPCFKDFSDKTQKIIEKIPSDKLVLIDKDIDGLPNKYKAVCENFEEDTYRVLTSALDAINKYKKLYFVFPDGNQYRHELITSFKRFCTEHHFEYCITNVFDPTLVRPQDLYLVIEDDDLVDIIKYCKNHSLKVGQDVGIVSFNDTPLKEVLHDGIAVISTDFEKMGETAARLILEKRSEKVHNPFYLIRRPSL is encoded by the coding sequence ATGACCTCCTCTGGCGATGAATCCATCATCTTTGGCGACTCCCGTATTCCGAAGTATCAGCAAGTAATTAATTTAATCAAGTCAGATATTGAGCTGGGTATTTTCAAACAGGGCGAACGGATACCCTCTATTAACGAAACCAGCGAAGACTTTTACCTCTCGCGGGATACGGTAGAGAAAGCCTACAACAAACTTCGGGAAGAAGGAGTGTTGGTTTCGGTGCCGGGCAAAGGCTACTACGTGAATACGACTCAGCCAACCGGGCCGCTGCGGGTGCTAATTGCTATTAACAAAATTAGTGCTCATAAGAAGAAAATTGTTAGTGCTTTTGTAGAGACTCTGGGCGACGATGCTGTTGTAGAAACCTTTGTGCATCATTACAGCACCAATAAGCTAGAGCGAATTATCAGCGAAAACCTGGGGAAGTTTAATTACTACGCTATCATCCCTTGTTTCAAAGACTTTTCTGATAAGACCCAGAAAATCATAGAGAAAATCCCTAGTGATAAGCTAGTATTAATTGATAAAGACATAGATGGATTACCCAACAAGTACAAAGCCGTTTGCGAGAACTTCGAAGAAGATACGTACCGGGTACTAACATCCGCGCTAGATGCAATCAATAAGTACAAAAAGCTATACTTTGTTTTTCCGGATGGAAATCAGTATCGGCACGAATTGATTACCAGTTTCAAGCGGTTTTGTACTGAGCATCATTTTGAGTACTGCATTACCAATGTGTTTGACCCTACGCTGGTGCGTCCGCAAGATTTATATTTGGTTATTGAAGATGATGATCTGGTAGATATAATTAAATACTGCAAAAACCACTCGCTGAAAGTAGGGCAGGACGTAGGCATTGTCTCATTTAACGATACTCCGCTGAAGGAGGTATTGCACGATGGTATCGCGGTAATCTCTACCGACTTTGAAAAAATGGGTGAAACTGCTGCTAGACTCATTTTAGAAAAGCGTAGCGAAAAAGTGCATAATCCCTTTTACCTCATTCGCCGCCCATCGCTTTAG
- a CDS encoding Rne/Rng family ribonuclease — protein MSNELVINSTQEGCRIALLRDKSLVEFHQEVDTNKFTVGDIYLGTVRKVVPGLNAAFIDVGYEKDAFLHYLDLGPQIRTLNKYVRGVLAKKHNGQHLGKMDAEPDIDKLGKINQVLNRNQSVLVQIVKEPISTKGPRLSCELSIAGRYLILVPFSSVVNISKKITDKNERKRLSRLVSSIKPEGFGVIIRTVASGKEVAELDRDLRNSVETWQEGMKKLQNAKPREKIIGEVGRASSLLRDVLNESFDSIVTDDDDIFSEVKSYIQTIAPKKEKIVKHYHGKTKLFENYGIEKQLKSLFGQSVTVPGGGYLIIEHTEALHVIDVNSGNKSNSEKDQETTALSVNLQAVGEIARQLRLRDMGGIIVVDFIDMRSSENKKAVYQKMREVMKTDRAKHTILPLTKFGLMQITRQRVRPELNIVTKEICPTCGGTGKVTPSILISDQVERDVDYLLSKQNEKSLTISLHPYLHAYFTNGLFSRQVDWFFKYKKWVRLEKDSSLGMMEYHFYNKVGEQIELPKA, from the coding sequence TTGAGCAATGAATTGGTTATAAATTCAACTCAAGAAGGATGTCGTATAGCACTTTTACGAGATAAGAGCCTTGTAGAATTTCATCAGGAGGTTGATACCAACAAATTTACCGTTGGTGACATCTACTTGGGAACCGTCCGTAAGGTAGTGCCAGGATTGAATGCCGCGTTTATTGACGTTGGCTACGAGAAAGATGCTTTTCTGCACTACCTGGATTTGGGACCCCAGATCCGAACACTGAATAAATATGTTCGGGGTGTTCTTGCGAAGAAACATAATGGGCAACATCTTGGTAAGATGGATGCCGAACCTGATATTGATAAGTTAGGAAAAATCAATCAGGTGCTGAATCGCAACCAATCGGTACTGGTACAAATTGTAAAGGAACCCATCTCAACGAAAGGGCCACGATTATCCTGTGAGTTGTCTATCGCCGGAAGGTATCTTATTTTAGTTCCCTTCTCGAGCGTAGTAAATATATCGAAAAAAATTACCGATAAGAATGAGCGAAAGCGGCTCAGTCGCTTAGTATCTTCCATTAAACCCGAAGGGTTTGGCGTAATTATCCGAACCGTAGCCTCGGGTAAAGAGGTAGCCGAACTAGACCGTGACCTTCGTAATTCGGTGGAAACTTGGCAAGAAGGCATGAAAAAGTTGCAAAACGCCAAGCCTCGGGAGAAGATTATCGGCGAAGTAGGGCGAGCATCTTCTCTACTGCGCGATGTCCTTAATGAATCTTTCGACAGCATTGTTACCGACGATGATGATATATTTTCAGAGGTGAAGTCTTACATTCAGACAATTGCCCCGAAGAAGGAAAAAATTGTTAAGCACTACCACGGCAAAACCAAGTTATTTGAGAACTACGGTATTGAGAAGCAACTAAAGTCGTTATTCGGACAGTCGGTGACGGTGCCGGGTGGTGGTTACCTGATTATTGAGCATACCGAAGCCCTGCACGTAATTGACGTGAATAGTGGTAATAAATCTAACTCTGAGAAAGATCAGGAAACAACGGCTCTGAGCGTGAATTTGCAGGCCGTGGGGGAAATTGCCCGTCAACTTCGTCTGCGCGATATGGGAGGCATTATTGTAGTGGACTTCATCGATATGCGAAGTTCTGAAAACAAGAAGGCCGTTTACCAGAAAATGCGGGAGGTGATGAAAACCGATCGGGCGAAGCACACCATTTTGCCCCTTACTAAGTTTGGCCTCATGCAAATTACCCGGCAACGGGTGCGTCCTGAGCTGAATATTGTTACTAAAGAAATTTGCCCTACCTGCGGAGGTACCGGTAAGGTTACTCCTTCCATATTGATTTCCGATCAGGTAGAGCGCGATGTGGACTACCTGCTGAGTAAGCAAAATGAGAAGAGCCTGACTATTTCGTTGCATCCGTATTTGCACGCCTATTTCACTAATGGCTTGTTCTCTAGGCAGGTAGATTGGTTCTTTAAGTACAAAAAGTGGGTTCGGCTAGAAAAAGACTCTTCTTTAGGGATGATGGAATATCATTTCTATAACAAAGTCGGAGAGCAAATTGAACTACCAAAAGCCTGA
- a CDS encoding tetratricopeptide repeat protein: MAKKQLIVVVVAVLVIVALFSLPRIVVDNDEQAVSEPSSPVAETEEDVHLPPLAPAVQVEADSLRTLYLANESTEKNAIFANSLVELFARADRYDSASYYAEVVANQTGALEDQQKAGEMYYEAFMRAISNGQRQQLGEKVRFYFDKVIEADPDDLDAKAKSAMTYIGSSNPMAGIRMLREIVDTNENHELATYNLGLLSMQSGQYQKAVERFEKVKEINPDNLQAQFLLGVSYLEAGENEKSREQLEYVKTISDDPEVIANVDNYLERI, translated from the coding sequence ATGGCTAAAAAACAGTTGATTGTAGTGGTGGTGGCCGTGCTGGTGATAGTGGCTTTATTCAGTTTGCCCCGCATTGTGGTAGACAACGATGAGCAAGCAGTAAGCGAACCATCGTCGCCGGTGGCCGAAACTGAAGAAGACGTTCACCTTCCTCCCCTCGCTCCCGCCGTACAAGTAGAAGCCGATAGCCTTCGGACATTATATCTGGCTAATGAGAGTACCGAAAAAAATGCTATCTTTGCCAATTCTTTGGTTGAGCTATTTGCGCGGGCCGACCGCTATGATAGTGCCTCCTATTATGCTGAAGTAGTAGCAAATCAAACCGGAGCCCTAGAGGATCAGCAGAAAGCAGGAGAAATGTACTACGAGGCTTTTATGCGAGCCATTAGCAATGGACAACGCCAGCAGTTAGGAGAGAAAGTTCGTTTCTACTTCGACAAGGTGATAGAAGCAGACCCCGACGACCTAGATGCTAAGGCTAAATCGGCGATGACCTACATTGGCTCATCAAATCCAATGGCGGGCATTCGGATGCTGCGTGAAATAGTAGATACCAACGAAAATCACGAACTAGCTACCTATAATTTAGGGTTGTTGTCAATGCAGTCGGGGCAATACCAGAAGGCAGTAGAGCGGTTTGAAAAAGTGAAAGAAATTAATCCTGACAATTTGCAAGCGCAATTTTTGTTGGGAGTAAGTTATTTGGAGGCTGGGGAGAATGAAAAATCGCGTGAGCAGCTTGAATACGTTAAAACAATTAGCGACGACCCTGAGGTAATCGCTAACGTAGATAATTATTTGGAGAGAATTTAA
- a CDS encoding HU family DNA-binding protein, which produces MTKAEVVQQIADKTGIDKADVYTTVEAFFTVVKNSMAEGENIYVRGFGSFVNKKRAQKIGRNISKNTAIVIEEHFVPSFKPSKVFVEKIKNSEKLSGKLKVTEPS; this is translated from the coding sequence GTGACCAAAGCAGAAGTAGTTCAACAGATTGCTGACAAGACCGGTATTGACAAAGCAGACGTTTATACCACTGTAGAAGCATTCTTTACTGTAGTTAAAAACTCAATGGCCGAAGGGGAGAATATATACGTACGCGGATTTGGAAGCTTTGTAAATAAAAAACGAGCCCAGAAAATTGGGCGAAACATCTCTAAAAACACGGCCATTGTTATTGAAGAACACTTCGTGCCTAGTTTTAAACCATCTAAGGTTTTTGTAGAAAAAATTAAGAATAGCGAAAAGCTAAGTGGAAAACTCAAGGTCACTGAGCCTAGCTGA
- the mutY gene encoding A/G-specific adenine glycosylase → MERTPFAQEIIQWYQKHHRDLPWRHTLNPYQIWLSEVILQQTRVAQGLPYYQKFVEAFPTVYDLASASEQEVLRLWQGLGYYSRARNLHACAKSIVADYDGEFPKTYQELLKLKGVGVYTAAAIASFAFNETVPVVDGNVYRVLSRVFGVEDDILSTTGQKNFRKLAEQLVPEGRANVYNQAIMEFGALQCTPANPACLLCPLSTMCYAYQHGKQKDLPVKIKKGKIKDRYLHYLVIKLDDKLLMKQRPAKGIWAGLYDFYLIETNQPQKWDELDDSVLGELMQQQPRVEKSELYQHQLSHQRLHVTFYTLSLNSHLVQEPRYSDGKFYSREEIEALPKPILIDNFLRNNYS, encoded by the coding sequence TTGGAACGAACGCCTTTTGCCCAAGAAATTATTCAGTGGTACCAAAAACATCATCGCGATTTACCCTGGCGCCATACGCTCAATCCCTATCAAATCTGGTTATCGGAAGTTATACTACAGCAAACCCGAGTAGCTCAAGGACTGCCTTACTACCAAAAATTTGTGGAGGCTTTCCCTACGGTGTACGACTTGGCAAGTGCTTCGGAGCAAGAAGTGTTGCGGCTTTGGCAGGGACTGGGCTACTACTCCCGAGCCCGCAATCTACACGCTTGTGCTAAAAGTATTGTAGCCGATTACGATGGCGAATTTCCTAAAACCTACCAAGAGCTACTGAAATTGAAAGGTGTGGGAGTGTATACTGCCGCGGCCATTGCTTCTTTTGCTTTCAATGAAACCGTGCCCGTAGTAGATGGCAATGTGTATCGGGTACTCTCCAGGGTGTTTGGTGTCGAAGATGATATTTTATCCACCACTGGTCAAAAGAATTTTCGGAAGTTAGCGGAGCAATTGGTTCCTGAAGGGAGAGCCAATGTGTACAATCAAGCTATTATGGAATTTGGTGCACTGCAATGCACTCCAGCCAACCCGGCTTGCTTGCTGTGTCCACTATCTACTATGTGCTACGCCTATCAGCATGGTAAGCAAAAAGACCTGCCGGTAAAGATCAAGAAGGGAAAAATTAAAGATCGCTATTTGCACTACTTAGTAATAAAACTGGATGATAAGCTACTAATGAAGCAGCGACCAGCGAAGGGTATTTGGGCCGGGCTGTACGATTTCTATCTGATCGAAACTAACCAGCCGCAAAAGTGGGATGAGTTGGATGATTCCGTGTTGGGCGAACTGATGCAGCAGCAACCCCGCGTAGAAAAATCAGAACTATATCAGCACCAATTGTCGCACCAGCGGTTGCACGTCACTTTTTACACTCTTTCCTTAAATAGCCATCTAGTGCAGGAACCTCGCTATTCAGACGGTAAGTTCTACTCTCGGGAGGAAATAGAAGCATTACCCAAGCCTATTCTGATTGATAACTTTTTGCGAAATAACTACTCCTGA
- a CDS encoding single-stranded DNA-binding protein, whose protein sequence is MAGVNKVILVGNLGADPEVRHLESGSKVANISIATSESYTNRNGERVEQTEWHRVELWDRLADLCEKYLAKGRTVYIEGKIRTNEYQDKEGITRYDKRIRATNMTFVGGRNEEGGNSNYQPSSTNTSSPNASEPSPAPPSTAPVANTTSTSSAGTAANSEMDDLPF, encoded by the coding sequence ATGGCCGGAGTCAATAAAGTGATATTAGTAGGTAATTTAGGGGCTGACCCGGAGGTTCGTCATCTGGAGAGTGGCTCGAAGGTGGCTAATATCAGCATTGCTACCTCAGAATCGTATACCAACCGTAACGGTGAGCGAGTAGAGCAAACCGAGTGGCACCGGGTAGAACTGTGGGATCGATTGGCCGACCTCTGCGAAAAATACCTCGCCAAAGGGCGCACGGTGTACATTGAAGGAAAAATTAGAACCAACGAGTATCAGGATAAGGAAGGTATTACCCGCTACGATAAGCGCATTCGAGCTACTAACATGACGTTTGTAGGGGGAAGAAACGAAGAAGGTGGCAATAGCAATTACCAGCCTTCATCTACTAACACCTCCTCACCAAACGCTTCAGAACCCAGCCCGGCACCACCTAGCACTGCACCAGTGGCGAACACTACCAGTACCAGTAGTGCCGGAACAGCAGCCAACAGTGAGATGGATGACCTGCCGTTCTAA
- the gldE gene encoding gliding motility-associated protein GldE gives MLDPFYLGIGILVLVLLFCSAMISGSEVAFFSLSPDEVDTCKDSQHPAERHITELLARPKLLLATILILNNLINVAIVTLSTYATWQYFGKDADGSVIVVLTTSITVAILFFGEILPKQYAVHYSLIFAKRTAGALHASARFFKPLSLTLMSFSSLVEKRLDRKGYQVSVDELNQALEITTRNDKTATEEEKGILKGIVNFGTLSVKQVMRSRIDITAIDIEIDFHELMDIVNKTGYSRLPIYRETIDSIEGILYVKDLLPHLDQEDTFTWQDLLHKGFFIPESKKIDSLLKDFQEKRVHMAIVVDEYGGTSGLITLEDIIEEIVGEINDEFDENDIHYNKLDDNTFVFEGKTSLNDFCKVLDEDISLFDSVKGESESLGGLLLEIHAKLPRAGEKIQHDKYVFTVVAVDNKRIKRIRVFRQYPNPMPSQPSPNIKSSVNR, from the coding sequence GTGCTTGATCCTTTTTACTTAGGCATTGGGATACTTGTACTAGTTCTACTATTCTGTTCAGCTATGATTTCTGGTTCGGAGGTAGCTTTCTTTTCGCTATCGCCCGACGAAGTAGATACCTGTAAGGACAGTCAACATCCGGCTGAGCGCCATATCACCGAGCTACTAGCGCGCCCTAAATTACTACTGGCAACCATTCTGATTCTCAACAATCTAATTAATGTTGCTATTGTGACTCTATCGACCTACGCTACCTGGCAGTACTTTGGAAAAGATGCCGACGGCAGTGTGATTGTAGTTCTTACCACATCCATTACGGTTGCTATTTTATTTTTTGGTGAGATTTTGCCCAAGCAGTACGCGGTACATTACTCGCTAATTTTTGCCAAACGCACTGCTGGTGCTTTACATGCTTCCGCCCGATTTTTTAAACCGCTCTCTCTGACACTAATGTCGTTCAGCAGCCTGGTAGAAAAGCGACTAGACAGAAAGGGCTACCAAGTTTCGGTAGATGAACTGAACCAAGCCCTGGAAATTACCACCCGCAATGATAAAACGGCGACCGAGGAAGAAAAAGGTATTCTGAAAGGGATCGTTAACTTCGGCACACTTTCCGTAAAGCAAGTGATGCGGTCTCGTATTGATATTACCGCTATTGATATTGAGATTGACTTTCATGAATTGATGGACATTGTTAATAAAACGGGCTACTCTCGCCTGCCCATCTACCGCGAAACTATCGATAGCATTGAGGGTATTTTGTACGTAAAAGACTTACTCCCCCACCTCGATCAGGAAGACACCTTCACTTGGCAAGATTTACTACACAAAGGTTTTTTTATCCCGGAAAGCAAAAAAATTGACTCTCTGTTAAAAGATTTTCAGGAGAAGCGGGTGCATATGGCCATTGTGGTGGATGAATACGGTGGTACTTCCGGCTTAATTACGCTAGAAGATATTATTGAAGAAATTGTGGGTGAAATCAACGATGAATTTGATGAAAACGACATCCACTACAACAAACTAGACGATAATACCTTTGTGTTTGAAGGGAAAACCTCGCTGAATGATTTCTGTAAGGTTCTGGACGAAGATATTTCCCTGTTCGATAGCGTGAAGGGAGAAAGCGAGTCGCTCGGTGGATTGTTATTGGAGATTCACGCCAAACTGCCCCGAGCCGGAGAGAAAATTCAGCACGATAAGTACGTATTTACGGTGGTAGCGGTAGATAACAAACGAATTAAACGCATTCGGGTGTTCCGGCAATATCCCAACCCAATGCCTTCTCAACCTTCACCAAATATCAAATCATCCGTCAACCGTTAG